Part of the Lotus japonicus ecotype B-129 chromosome 6, LjGifu_v1.2 genome, AGAGAAATAATGCATTAACTTATATTTCCATTTTTTGGttgaatagaaaatgaaaatataaaatattatttttaggtAAAATAACATTTTATCTCAAAGTATAAATATTCATAAATAAGTATGATAATCATATTGCTTAATATAATGTACTGATTGTGTGATGAGAGATTAATGTCATGGTTATCGGTTGTGCAATACCTTGGTTaagaaaaaaagtataatgagaATGTGAGAtaatatatatgtaaataaGACATGATAGCTTTTCATATATAAATTTGATAAAATCTCTAAAAACAAATCTAATAAGACTTCAGTAATATTCGTTTGGTAAAATTGTAAATCTAATATGATTTGGGATAGTAAAATACCAGTTATTAATTTATGATTAGGCATATTTTGTTATATTATCAAATGTTATGATGACCCAAGATGTCCATTGGACTTTTTTCTCATGGGTATTTTAGGGCCTTAGGCGAAATTGTTAAAGGGACCTTTCTTTTAGAGaatttttaagaaaattaacataaaatattaatCTTCTAGCTTTCTTAActgcaaaatcatttatcaGAGTTTTATAATCAAGTGATTCTAACATTTCACTTTCAATAGATAAAATGGATAACACATTCAATCTACCTTGTAACATTGTTAACCTTAGATATGATGATATATTGGTCTAACTTCCTTTTTTAGTTGACTAATATTTAGGAAATAAATAATACTAAATTTTTTATACTTTGGTTGtgtaaaaattattaatgagtaattactattttttttggGGGGCCTTCATTTTTTCGGGGCCTTAAGCagtagcttttttttttaacagtgTCCACGGCCCTGCTCATGGGTTCTTGATGTCTTGCATCACCCGGATGGCAACACCGTGACAACCTTACAAGTATATGATTATGGTATATGGGTGGTCTAGACCCGACCGgctttttattttggttttctaAGGTATTTTCATAGCCGGtagtcatgagactaatcctcTCAAGGCACAGAGACCACATTAAGCGGGTAAGTCTCTCCCGCTAAATTCTACTCCATACGCACAGATCAAGAATCGAACTCTTATTAACTAAATACTTCAAGAGCACAACTACCAGCAGTGGATATATGGGCTATTCTGACCCAGTTCATGTAGCTTAGGACTAAAACTGGTTGAGGCCCACATGTTAACATGCCTTCTTGCAAGCGAGTCTTGTTCTTAAACTTCCAGTGATTTTATTTGACTAGCCTTTTCTATTTGATACTTCATGTGCATCTTCAGTATTAAAACTGAAGAAAATTTAAATTGATGGATAGAGATAATTCCAATTTTTCTCACCATCCATAGAACTGGAATTTTCTTAAAATATAACATCACTCTTTTCTTCAACACGAGACTGTCCAATGATTATTTTGATCTGACAAGtttgtcaaaactcaaaagttaGCTTTTTTTGTGCAGGACTAATCTTGAGATTGTATTAAAAAGATTGTGTTGATATCTTGAAATGTGAATAGGGGAACTGAACACTGCGGATAGAGTAAAAATTCACCAGTACCAAGAATGTTGTGACAATAGTCACCAATGCTACAATGCAAAATTGGAATGAGGATTGAGGACCTTAACATAAAGGAAGAACAAGGTAGAACTGGTAGATAACAGGACTCATTAAGAGCTACGTATGCCAATATATCATTTGCTCATAATTACAAATGTGCAAGGGGTACAATTTCATTTTACCTTTTGCTGGACTCAATAGCTTTACAATTGAATCGAATTGATTTATATGGTGTGTGCTACAACTGTTTAATGCTTAACTATATTCTAGAGCTTTTCAACGGGAAAACCAATAACAGGCTTAATTGTTGAAGCCAAACTTCGCAGCTCAGCAACCTCTTCACCACTCAGTCTCCATCCAAGTGCACCTCTGAATTCCTCAGCTTGCTCTGGTGTCTTAGCTCCGGGGATCGGCACAACGTTGCCTTGAGCTACCAGCCAATTCAGGGATACCTGACAATAATCATTGGATTTCTAATCAAATAGTGGCCAAGAAAAAAAGTGAGAAAAGGAACCATTCATATGGGTCATTTGATAAAGAAACATTTAGTACTTATATATTGATCACAACTCATATGGATCAAGTTGGAAAAATATGTTTTGATCAGATAAGTTTctgatataaaatatgctcttGTGTCTTCATGATGTTGTTAAAGTAAGCTGACACAAACATTATACCAATATTTCAAATGCTCAGCTTATATAGTGGAATGAAAAGAACTGTATGAACCTGTGTAGGAGTTTTGTCATACGTCTCTCCTATTTCATTGATCTTGTTCAGCAAAGGTTGGAGCtgcaaaataaatatttaaataaacacTTCAGGAAACAAGTAATATGGCTTCCAGTTAATAGATCTGCAAATTTCAGAAAAGCAGTACCTTTGTTAGGAATTCTGGTGTATAAATTCTGCCTCGAGGACCGGTTGGTGGTTTATTAGGAGTATACTTTCCACTAAGAACACCTGCTTAAAAGCAACTGGGTATGAGTATATTTCATCATCTGGAGTAGCAATACACTAGGTACATGCTTATTATGCCAGATATTGTAATATGTTTTCAAGATATTGCTTTCAAAGTACATAAACTCTTACGAGTTTACAAGTAAAATTTCCAAGATAAGTTTACTCTCCCTCCATGAgatcaattcaaattttaaaaatgtcaATTGAAGTAAAGTTTAGGCCTGAATAAGTCTTttaccaagaagaagaagggtgaTGCATTATTACAAGCATCAAAGATCAAAAGCCTAAGTTTCATGTCAGAGGTTTGAGGTTTGTTTGTCTGAGAGTTTCCATGAATCAAATAGTAAGCTATGTTTAAGTAACAAAACTTAATTAGCTGGATAACAAGTTTTATTCTTTTGTTATACCGACTAGAGTCTTGGAATATAGTACATTTAATGTAaagttttaaaaaagaaaatgataaagCAGATTTAAAAAACATATTCAAAAATGAAAAGGAGTTCACCTTGAGCAATTGGTGAATATGCAATAATTGAAATCCCAAGTTCATCACAGGCAGCCTTTACACCATTTTCTTCCGGGGCCCGATAGATGAGGCTGTAGTTTACTTGGTTTGAAGCCAATGGAATGCCTCTCTTCTTGAGCTTCTCATATGCCTCGCGGAGTCGCTTTTCTAATAAATTTTGATAATTGGTTAAATATTGAGATGTCGTACATTACGGGCAGCAGCGTTTTATGGCACAAGTTAATTATGCCTTGGCAGAATATGGAAGTTTATGAAGACTACAAAAAGACAGATAATTATCACAAGGAATTACCACTATAGTTTGAAACACCAACAGCCTTTACAAGTCCCTTTTCAACAGCATCACCCAGACCATCAATATAGCCTGAAAAGTAATTCACAGGTGAACTAAGCCTTCTCTTAATCTGATCATGAATACATACGAAGATATCTGATTTCATTCACCATATTAAATGAATGATTCAATGAAATAATTCAACAACCTTCATTTCCCCATACTCCAGGCCTGAAAAACAGCACATTATTGTCAACAAAGTATTCTTGAAAAAAAAGTAATCTCATCCAATAGGCTCATAAAATACTGACCAATGAAGCTGATAAAGATCAACTGAAGTCAGTCCTAGTCGAGAAAGGGAATCTTTAAGGGCAGTGATAACACTTTCACGGCCGAATCTCCATGGCAGTGCTGCAAACTTGGTTGCAACTGCAACTTCAACATTTGgatccttttcttttctttccctaATAAATCTTCAGATGACAAAAACATAGAGAATTACCTATGTGAATTGTAATTACAAACTGCAAATGAAAATCATACCTAAAAAAGTAAGTGTATACCTTCCAAGAAGAGTCTCTGAATTTACGGCTCCGAAAGCGAGCTGAAAAGAGGAAAAAGTCTTAATTACTTGGATTCATCATTCATTACACTTATCAAAGAAACTAGATAAGATATACACTCACCCCAGACCCGTAAACTTCAGCAGTGTCGAAAAAGGTTAAACCTCCATTAATACTGGCATCAAAAGCAGCTTTAGCAGCCTTCTCATTTCTATCTAAAATTACCACGAGAGAAAATGAATGCATTCATAATCTCACATTGTAAAGTTTAGAAACTATAGTGATCCATTTAACTTTAAACATAATATATACTATCAGAGAGGAAAAGCCACTTCAAGATGTCTCAAGTCTGCACCTCATATACAGAATGGCATCCAATCAAACCTTGAGAAGAAATTAAAAGATAGTTTTAAATCAAGAAACATATAATGCTTAGAGTAACACATAAATAAATAGAATCTTTGTAATAAACTCAGTTTCCAGGATTTTTTTTCAGAGATCCTCATTATGTACTTTGTAAGTAAACTGAACACAAGTTTGCTACCATGCCTACCAAGAATACTTATAGAGGTCAAAATTGGATATCTACATTTCCAACTAATAGATAACACCAACCAACCACTATGTAATGTTGATAAATGTAAAAAATTACTATATTAACATCATTGGCATGAAATTTCAAATGTTTCCATTCATAACTAtcaaaaattgatatcaaacaGCAAATTATGTTAGAATATAACCTAATAttctattatattctaacaaattATGTGACTCAAAACTAACATAGAAAGCAACAATCCTAAAATTACTGTCAACTTCCTCACCCCCAACTAAATGGGTGAGAATTACtacacaatccaacaatcaccCACTCAAAATTGTCACATCAGTTGATAATTGAACACTAACATTCAAGTTAGGGAGAAGagggaaaattgaaaagtttaccATTCCActcaaaattgttccagtaagTAGTATCACCCCAAGACCAAGCTCCAATTCCAAGTGTGGTCACCTTCAAATCAGAACCACCCAACTTCACCTTCTCTTCCACTGTCTTAAGAGTAGCAGAACCCTCTGAAGCCACAGCTCTTATTCTGTGACCTCTAGAGTGACCCATAACAGTAAAACAAGCACTGCTTATATGAAGAGCCATGGGGAATGAACAAACAGCTCAAATCCAACAAAGGGTATGTGGGTCTGAAATATATTCTTAAAAAATCTAAGATATTGTTACATATGTAGAATATAAAGGAATGAATTTGAGAAACTTTGCAAGCTCAGAagaagtttgagttttgaagaTCATGGTGGTGAAAGGGTACACGTCATATAGAATATGTGGAAACATTGGACAGTTGAAGTGACAAGATTACATGTGGATGTAAGGTTCCAGTTTTCGACATATGGCAATTGGTACTTTCATGATTCATCAGTACTCATCTGTGAGACAGAAGAGGCCATGTGTTACCAAAATAACTaagtattatttttatttattataatgTAGCTAGAtaaattctattttattttttaataattttatgaagaactttcatcttttttttgaactcaacttTCATCTTTATATGCtgcatatatttatttatgtgatTTGAGTTTTAATAGTCTCCAATAAAATGAGTTTCCTCATTTGATCAAATATTCCAATTTATGTATTGGATGAAAGAAGTATTCTTACTttaattgttaagtgtttttatGTTGAGAATTTAAGTGTGAGTCGCAACCTCACATTAATTAAGAATgaattatgtaaaaaaaatataagaaatgTGGCTAAGAAACTCAATATTTTAAGATTTTGGGTAAAAATGGGAAGTTTATGGACAAACCTAATCATTCTCATTTTGAAGCTAATTGCTCACTAAACCTTTGAGAACAGATTGGTTTGTGAAGCTCAAGGCTTAGGAGTGTTTTCTTTGAATTTTTGTATGAAAGGGAAATGTAGAGTGTTGTAAACATTCAGAGTCTCTCTATCTGCTAGAATGTCCATTACCATCTCCAAAGCACTCACAAGAAGCCCCTTCATTCTTCCTCTCTCAGCacaaaaacaaataaacatCTCATTCCTCTATATTAATTATCCTTCTCCCTGCCTTCCTTCTTCCCCTTCATTTTCTGACAATTGTAGCACTGGATCTCCTCTCGTTCTCATTCCTTCCTCTATATTGGGTTAGGCCTGAATCTCTcttgcttcttttcttctttagtcccaaaaacaaacacaaaacgTGTGGAGGGTAGATTGGGCTTCTCGCCCACCAGGTGTTTCATTTTGGTTTCCCTTAAATAAAGATATGAGATTaatcgaccaaaaaaaaaagatatgagattaatcattgacaaaaaaataaaaaataaagatatgAGATAGTACTCATatctatcatatttttttttataaaaacagTGTAAAGAATTACTCAAATAAAGATATGAGATAGTACTCACTACACACACCACTTCAAAACCAAAAAGGGTATTGATTTTACTAGGAGTGAAAAATTGGAGGgaccaaaataaataataaaataaaatttcataaaTTAAAGTAGAAGAAATATTAGAGATATTATATACATGGTGTGTGTGATAAATTAGAAAAGAGGGGTATGAAGTAAATTTGAATGAAaattaattggaaaaaaaataaggtGTGTATAAATTAACACTCTACTCATTCATTTATTATCACTCACGCATCTCAATTCAAGCATCTCTCAGGTTAAATCAACTGTCATTTTTATCTTTACTTTTCGTCTACTCTTGGCTCAACTTTCTCACTCTCATTGTTTTTCTTGCATTTTCTAGCAGTTTGAGTACAATTTTCTTCACCAATACTAAGTGTCAGGTTCTCTCTCTTATTAACGGTGTATTAGTCTCAATAGTATGTAACCGCGTGTAAATATCCGAAATTTCTacaactattttattttatcagcactttcttttatttctcGGATTTTCTAACTTCTCGCTTTCCCTCATCACTCCTATGGA contains:
- the LOC130725985 gene encoding uncharacterized oxidoreductase At1g06690, chloroplastic; amino-acid sequence: MALHISSACFTVMGHSRGHRIRAVASEGSATLKTVEEKVKLGGSDLKVTTLGIGAWSWGDTTYWNNFEWNDRNEKAAKAAFDASINGGLTFFDTAEVYGSGLAFGAVNSETLLGRFIRERKEKDPNVEVAVATKFAALPWRFGRESVITALKDSLSRLGLTSVDLYQLHWPGVWGNEGYIDGLGDAVEKGLVKAVGVSNYSEKRLREAYEKLKKRGIPLASNQVNYSLIYRAPEENGVKAACDELGISIIAYSPIAQGVLSGKYTPNKPPTGPRGRIYTPEFLTKLQPLLNKINEIGETYDKTPTQVSLNWLVAQGNVVPIPGAKTPEQAEEFRGALGWRLSGEEVAELRSLASTIKPVIGFPVEKL